The segment ACGCCGCGTCCGCCGCCGCCTCCGAGCGCGGCATCGCGTTCTGGCGCCTCGACGAGGGCGCTCGTCTCGACGCCGAGCCGGTGCCCCAGGCGCACGAGCACGCGCCGGACGACACGGCGATCATCCTCTACACGTCGGGCACCACCGGCCGCCCCAAGGGCGTCGAGCTCACGGCGACGAACCTGGTCGACACCACCGCCTCGTTCATGCCCGTGCTCAACCTGACGCCCGACGACCGCTTCGGCACCGGTCTCCCGCTCTTCCACGTCTACGGCCAGGCCGTCGTGATGAACACGGTGCTGGTGCAGGGGGCGTCGCTCTCGCTGCTCGCGCCGTTCGAGCCGACGCAGATGCTGGAGATGGTGCGCCGCGACCGCCTCACCGTGCTCGCGGGCGTGCCGACGATGTGGAACGCGATGCTGCACGCCGCCACCGACGAGTTCGGCCCGTCCGACTTCGAGCAGCTGCGGCTCGCGACCTCGGGCGGCGCCTCGCTGCCCGCCGAGGTCATGCGCGCGTTCTTCGACCGGTTCGGCTGCACGATCCTCGAGGGCTACGGGCTCACCGAGTCCACGGGTGCCGCGACCTTCAACGACATCAACCGCCCCCAGAAGGCCGGGACGGTGGGACCCGCCCTGCCGGGGACCTCCATCGAGGTCCGCGCCGTCGACGGCGGCGTGCTCGAGTCCGGGGAGGTCGGCGAGGTCTTCCTGAAGGGGCCGACGATCATGAAGGGCTACCGGAACCGCCCCGACGCGACCGCCGCCGACCTGCGGGACGGCTGGCTCAAGACCGGTGACCTCGGGTCGCTCGACGACGACGGCTACCTCAGCATCGTCGACCGGGCGAAGGACCTGATCATCCGCGGCGGCTACAACGTGTACCCGCGCGAGGTCGAGGAGGTGCTCTACGAGCACCCCGACATCGTCGAGGTCGCCGTCGTCGGTGTCCCGGACGACCACTTCGGCGAGGAGGTGGCGGCCGTGGTCTCGTTGCGCCCCGGTGCGCGGCTCACCGGGGAGGAGCTGCGGGCCTGGGCCAAGGTCCAGCTGTCCGCCTACAAGGTGCCCCGGCTCTACCAGTTCGTCGAGGCCCTCCCGAAGGGCGCGACCGGCAAGATCCTCAAGCGGGAGATCGACCGGGACGCGATCCGGGTCGCTGCCGCGGAGGTGACCGCATGAAGGTCCAGGGGCGGGTCGCCGTCGTGACCGGCGGCGCCGGCGGCATCGGCGCGGCCCTGGCCCAGCGGCTGCTGGAGCACGGTGCGAGCGTGGTGGTCACCGACCTCGACGACGTGCGCGTGAAGGACGTCGTGGAACGGCTGGACGGCGTCGCACCGGGTCGCGTGGCGGGAGTCGCGGGGGACTGTGCCGACGACGGTGACATCCGCCGCGTCCTCGACCTCGCGGCCTCGCGCTTCGGCCCGGTCGACCTCTACGCCGCCAACGCCGGGGTGGGCCTCGGCCAGGGACTCGAGGCCACGGAGGCCGAGTGGGACACCTCGATCGACGTGAACGTCCGGTCCCACGTGCGGGCCGCCCGTCTGCTCGTCCCGGGCTGGCTCGAGCGGGGCGAGGGCTACTTCCTCAGCACCGCGTCGGCGGCCGGCCTGGTCACGCAGATCGGCTCGGCCACCTACTCCGTCACGAAGCACGCCGCGGTCGCGTTCTCGGAGTGGCTCTCGGTCACGTACGGGTCGCGGGGCGTCGCGGTGAGCTGCCTGTGCCCGATGGGGGTCAACACCGACATGCTCAACGGTGGCGCCGAGTCCGACGACGAGACCGCGCGCCGTGGCGCCAAGGCCGTCACGGAGGCGGGCGGGGTGCTGGAGCCGCTGGAGGTCGCCGACATCGTGCTCGAGGGCATCGACGCCGAGCGCTTCCTCATCCTCCCCCACCCCGAGGTGCTGGAGTACTTCCGGCGAAAGGGGTCGGACTACGACCGATGGATCGCCGGCATGCGGCGCTACCAGGAGTCGCTCGGATGAGCGCCCGGAGCGCTCGTCGCGCGGTGCTGTTCGACTTCGGCGGGGTGCTGACCTCGAGCGTCCTCGACGGGTTCGCCGCGTTCGGCCGCGACGAGTGCGGCGACGAGACACTTCCCATGCGCCTGTTCGCCGAGGACCCCACCGCCCGGCAGCTGCTGGTCGACCACGAGGAGGGGCGCCTCGGGCACGACCCGTTCGAGGCGGGACTCGCCGAGCGCCTTCGCGCCCAGGGGGTCGAGGTCGAGACCGAGGGACTCATCGGTCGGATGCAGGCACGCCTGGTCCGCGACGAGGCGATGGTCGAGCTGGTCGCGTCGCTGCGGGAGGACGGTGTGCCGGTCGGTCTGGTGTCCAACTCGCTCGGACGCGACTGCTACGCGGGATTCGACCTGCCCGCGATGTTCGACGCCGTGACCATCTCGGGGCAGGAGGGCGTGCGCAAGCCGTCACGCCGCCTCTACGAGATCGGGTGCGAACGCCTCGGCGTCGCGCCCCACGAGGCCGTCATGGTCGACGACCTCGCCCAGAACATCGTCGCTGCCGAGCGTCTCGGGATGGCCGGCGTCGTGCACCGCGAGGCGGAGGAGACCGCGGCGCAGCTCTCGCAGCTGCTCGAGGTCGGGGCGAGGAGGACCTCCACCGTGCAGTGATCGGGGGATCGAGCAGCACCCCGGCGCGGCCGTCCGGTCGTTCCGACAGCACTGTCTGCCCACCCGGGCGGACCACCCTCAGGAGGAACCCATGAACGTTCGACGCTTCGGCATCGGTCTGGTCGTCACCGCGGCCCTGACCGTCACCGCTGCCTGTGGCAGCGGCGACTCGGGCGGGTCCGGCGACGGAGGCGACGACAGCTACTCGATCGGCATCGTCAAGTTCGCCTCCAGCGACCAGACGTCCGAGCAGGCCATCGCCTCCTTTCAGGCGTACGCGAAGAAGCAGGGCTGGGAGACCAGCGCGGTCGACCCGCAGGGCGCGGTCGACAAGGCCAACGGCGCGATGCAGGACTACGTCCAGAAGAAGGTCGACCTCATCGTCACGGCGGTCTTCGACAGCAACACCCTGACCGCCGGCGCCCAGGCGGCGAAGGCCGCAGGCATCCCGGTGGTCTCGATCTCCGGTGGCACGGCCGACGGCATCACCGCCAACCTCGACGCCGGCGTCTCCAACGGTGAGCCCGTCGCCAAGCAGCTCGTGGAGGACATGGGCGGCGCGGGCGACCTGCTCGTCCTGGGCTACAAGAGCGGCCTGCCGTGCATCGGCCGCGAGGAGGCGCTCGACACGGCGCTGAAGAGCACCGACATCGAGACCACGCGCAACGAGGTGCCGATCCCCGGCCAGGTCGAGGGCAGCACGCAGTTCACGCAGGCCTGGCTCGCCAAGCACCCGAAGGGCAGCGGCAAGCTCGCGGTCTGGGGATGCTTCGACGACCCGGCCCTCGGCGCGATCGCCGCGCTCAAGTCGGCCGGCCGTGACGACGTCCTCGTCTACGGCATCAACGGACAGCCGGGTGCCATCAACGCGATCGAGGCCGGCGACATGCGGGCCACCGTCTTCCTGCTGGCCGACCAGGCCGGCGAGGACTTCGCGAAG is part of the Aeromicrobium sp. Leaf245 genome and harbors:
- a CDS encoding SDR family oxidoreductase, encoding MKVQGRVAVVTGGAGGIGAALAQRLLEHGASVVVTDLDDVRVKDVVERLDGVAPGRVAGVAGDCADDGDIRRVLDLAASRFGPVDLYAANAGVGLGQGLEATEAEWDTSIDVNVRSHVRAARLLVPGWLERGEGYFLSTASAAGLVTQIGSATYSVTKHAAVAFSEWLSVTYGSRGVAVSCLCPMGVNTDMLNGGAESDDETARRGAKAVTEAGGVLEPLEVADIVLEGIDAERFLILPHPEVLEYFRRKGSDYDRWIAGMRRYQESLG
- a CDS encoding sugar ABC transporter substrate-binding protein — protein: MNVRRFGIGLVVTAALTVTAACGSGDSGGSGDGGDDSYSIGIVKFASSDQTSEQAIASFQAYAKKQGWETSAVDPQGAVDKANGAMQDYVQKKVDLIVTAVFDSNTLTAGAQAAKAAGIPVVSISGGTADGITANLDAGVSNGEPVAKQLVEDMGGAGDLLVLGYKSGLPCIGREEALDTALKSTDIETTRNEVPIPGQVEGSTQFTQAWLAKHPKGSGKLAVWGCFDDPALGAIAALKSAGRDDVLVYGINGQPGAINAIEAGDMRATVFLLADQAGEDFAKLVPEFVEGGVDAEPQEVPLTNVLVTTDTIDDFLAEYPDSTK
- a CDS encoding AMP-binding protein; amino-acid sequence: MAADVWSIADRDPERVALRSPRGGLTYGELKEASARFAGAVVAAGLRPLDRVVLIAPSIVEFPVAYLGLHAAGISVITMNTMATGPEIGYVLDDSEASLVIAWHECQDAASAAASERGIAFWRLDEGARLDAEPVPQAHEHAPDDTAIILYTSGTTGRPKGVELTATNLVDTTASFMPVLNLTPDDRFGTGLPLFHVYGQAVVMNTVLVQGASLSLLAPFEPTQMLEMVRRDRLTVLAGVPTMWNAMLHAATDEFGPSDFEQLRLATSGGASLPAEVMRAFFDRFGCTILEGYGLTESTGAATFNDINRPQKAGTVGPALPGTSIEVRAVDGGVLESGEVGEVFLKGPTIMKGYRNRPDATAADLRDGWLKTGDLGSLDDDGYLSIVDRAKDLIIRGGYNVYPREVEEVLYEHPDIVEVAVVGVPDDHFGEEVAAVVSLRPGARLTGEELRAWAKVQLSAYKVPRLYQFVEALPKGATGKILKREIDRDAIRVAAAEVTA
- a CDS encoding HAD family phosphatase, translated to MSARSARRAVLFDFGGVLTSSVLDGFAAFGRDECGDETLPMRLFAEDPTARQLLVDHEEGRLGHDPFEAGLAERLRAQGVEVETEGLIGRMQARLVRDEAMVELVASLREDGVPVGLVSNSLGRDCYAGFDLPAMFDAVTISGQEGVRKPSRRLYEIGCERLGVAPHEAVMVDDLAQNIVAAERLGMAGVVHREAEETAAQLSQLLEVGARRTSTVQ